From Drosophila nasuta strain 15112-1781.00 chromosome X, ASM2355853v1, whole genome shotgun sequence, one genomic window encodes:
- the LOC132796735 gene encoding uncharacterized protein LOC132796735 has product MAAKTQQQHQKQDQDFPERDLPFKLWLCVEVAVAVAVADVVNVQRVVMLLTRQLLAYGWLSVPLAVAMAATLSFNLPNLDRDVERLANATVYVASRYIAARINTLAIRFDCRDCNAVQQLQQSQMLDQMLQHLAPHLTIYLSRGAPHDAAKDYTLFVVHQAEAFDNFNVSATYILHEHEFYFLVVLVSRQSESKLHDSVRHICSMALRSRVINVVVLTMRYNGEIALYAYKLFNEHCSPSINAYQSNRFLASGSLLRDELFPLRFTNLSNCALNVTAHQLPPHFMYQPADGAPLPVDGKFIELDALRGIDGELLRLLATALRFRVRLMIPSDKSEIFSEDTINGCFAQLAAGKADIAIGGFSGSDNRRMQFTTSVVYHQSYFIFVVRKERYFGPFGQLMRPFGHKVWLCLLVSFLVALMCARCLGRRVGLKHPLENLLASTIGNAVPVHRLPRGGFLRHMVANWLVLTLVLRCAYQAKLFDVLRTHPYKPLPIGLAGLLQANYTLISTGYHDFYLHELTRVSNGNFSTRYMLVQHAPLGARVATISLLNNLAHWNMQHRNSSHLTYVREPIYLYQLVIYFRQNTFFKFTFDRKINQLLSSGVMAHIERRYLQVSYADLDYNIRLVPRITNKMLRGVYRCFIVIMGVAGGLFLLERLALRCRCLRRLFDRLQ; this is encoded by the exons ATGGCAGCcaaaacacagcagcaacatcagaaACAGGACCAGGACTTtccagagagaga CTTGCCATTCAagctgtggctgtgtgtggaagtggcagtggcagtggcagtggcagacGTGGTCAACGTGCAACGTGTTGTCATGCTCCTGACTCGCCAGCTGCTGGCATATGGCTGGCTCAGTGTGCCACTGGCTGTGGCAATGGCAGCGACTTTGAGCTTCAACTTGCCCAACCTCGATCGGGATGTGGAGCGTCTGGCGAATGCCACAGTTTATGTGGCAAGTCGATACATTGCGGCACGCATCAACACGCTCGCCATTCGCTTCGATTGCCGTGATTGCAATGCCGtccagcagctgcaacagagCCAAATGCTCGACCAGATGCTGCAACACTTGGCGCCGCACCTAACCATCTACCTCTCGCGTGGTGCGCCACACGACGCCGCCAAGGATTATACGCTCTTCGTGGTGCATCAGGCGGAGGCCTTTGA TAATTTCAATGTGAGTGCAACATACATTCTGCACGAGCAcgagttttattttcttgtcgTGCTCGTCTCACGGCAATCGGAGTCGAAGCTGCATGACTCGGTGCGTCACATTTGCTCGATGGCACTGCGAAGTCGCGTTATCAATGTGGTTGTGTTGACGATGCGCTACAATGGCGAAATAGCCCTCTATGCGTACAAGCTCTTCAACGAACACTGCTCGCCGAGCATTAATGCCTATCAGAGTAATCGATTTCTTGCCAGCGGAAGTCTGTTGCGCGATGAGCTTTTTCCGCTGCGCTTCACCAATCTCAGCAATTGTGCCCTGAATGTGACGGCACATCAGCTGCCGCCGCATTTCATGTATCAGCCGGCCGATGGTGCCCCATTGCCTGTGGATGGCAAGTTTATCGAGCTGGATGCACTGCGCGGCATCGATGGCGAACTGTTGCGACTGCTGGCGACTGCGCTGCGATTTCGTGTGCGTCTCATGATACCGAGCGATAAAAGCGAAATCTTTAGTGAAGACACCATCAACGGCTGCTTTGCTCAG CTCGCTGCTGGCAAAGCGGACATTGCAATCGGCGGCTTCAGCGGCTCGGACAATCGTCGCATGCAGTTCACCACCTCGGTGGTCTATCACCAGAGCTACTTCATCTTTGTGGTGCGCAAGGAGCGCTACTTTGGTCCCTTCGGCCAGCTGATGCGTCCCTTCGGCCACAAAGTGTGGCTGTGTCTGCTTGTGAGCTTTCTGGTCGCCCTCATGTGCGCTCGATGCCTGGGCCGGCGAGTCGGACTCAAGCATCCGCTGGAGAATCTGCTGGCCTCAACGATTGGCAATGCGGTGCCGGTGCATCGCTTGCCACGTGGCGGCTTCTTGCGACACATGGTTGCAAATTGGTTGGTGCTCACGCTGGTGCTGCGTTGCGCCTACCAGGCGAAGCTGTTCGATGTGCTGCGCACTCATCCCTACAAGCCGCTGCCCATCGGTCTGGCCGGATTGCTGCAGGCAAACTACACGTTGATTAGCACCGGGTATCATGACTTCTATCTGCACGAATTGACGCGTGTGAGTAATGGCAACTTCTCGACACGTTATATGTTGGTGCAGCATGCCCCGCTGGgtgccagagttgccaccatTTCGCTGCTGAACAATCTGGCCCATTGGAATATGCAACATCGGAACAGCAGTCACTTGACCTACGTCCGAGAGCCCATCTATCTGTATCAGCTGGTCATCTACTTTCGACAAAATACCTTCTTCAAGTTCACCTTCGATCGCAAGATTAACCAGCTGCTCAGCTCGGGAGTCATGGCGCACATTGAGCGTCGCTATCTGCAGGTTTCGTATGCCGATCTCGATTACAATATTCGGCTGGTGCCGCGCATCACCAACAAAATGCTGCGTGGCGTTTATCGTTGTTTTATCGTGATCATGGGCGTGGCCGGCGGCCTCTTTCTGCTCGAGCGTTTGGCATTGCGTTGCCGCTGCTTGCGGCGACTCTTCGACAGGCTGCAGTGA
- the LOC132795675 gene encoding casein kinase I gives MEKIRASEVREFFVGDYKVLGQFDSGSFGDIFLGVSLNTGEQVAIKVEKAGAPHPQLAYEHRVYRAIRPARGLPQIYFFSEEDDYCALVMELLGPSLNYLFEFCSRRFTMKTVLMLANEMLLRLEQVHNRGFVHRDIKPDNFLIGRDISSKRVHLIDFGLSKKYWDPNTQVHIPYRENCSLTGTARFTSISSHEGVEQSRRDDLISVGYVLVYFLRGNLPWQGIKASTKQQKYERIHELKRSISNEKLCKGFPSEFLMYLNYCHQLTFNADPDYNMLRKIFRHLLLKLCATPAQIFDWEVLTIKYHRNQPNPGIGLKVPPLKCKADGGSSGFPIIRNEKCNRW, from the coding sequence ATGGAGAAGATCAGAGCCAGCGAAGTACGCGAATTCTTTGTGGGCGACTACAAGGTGCTGGGGCAATTCGATAGCGGAAGCTTTGGCGACATCTTTCTCGGCGTGTCTCTCAACACCGGCGAACAGGTGGCCATCAAGGTGGAGAAAGCCGGTGCACCGCATCCTCAGCTGGCCTATGAGCATCGAGTGTATCGGGCCATTCGACCGGCTCGCGGTTTGCCGCAAATTTATTTCTTCAGCGAAGAGGATGATTATTGTGCCCTGGTCATGGAGTTGTTGGGTCCCTCGCTCAACTATCTCTTTGAGTTTTGCAGTCGTCGGTTCACCATGAAGACGGTTCTGATGCTGGCCAATGAGATGCTGTTGCGTCTGGAGCAAGTGCATAATCGTGGCTTTGTGCATCGCGATATCAAGCCGGATAATTTTCTAATTGGTCGCGATATCAGCAGCAAGCGAGTGCATCTCATTGATTTCGGTTTGTCGAAAAAGTATTGGGATCCCAATACCCAAGTCCACATTCCATATCGTGAGAACTGCAGTTTAACGGGCACCGCTCGCTTCACCTCGATCTCATCGCACGAAGGTGTCGAGCAATCCCGTCGCGATGATCTCATCTCGGTGGGCTATGTGCTCGTCTATTTTCTGCGCGGCAATTTGCCGTGGCAGGGCATTAAGGCCTCAACCAAACAGCAGAAATACGAACGCATCCATGAACTCAAACGTTCGATTAGCAATGAGAAATTGTGCAAAGGTTTTCCCAGCGAATTTCTCATGTATCTCAACTATTGCCATCAGCTGACTTTCAATGCCGATCCCGATTATAATATGCTGCGCAAAATCTTTCGTCATTTGCTCTTAAAGTTGTGCGCGACTCCTGCACAGATCTTTGACTGGGAAGTGCTGACGATCAAATATCATCGCAATCAACCCAATCCGGGCATTGGTCTCAAAGTTCCTCCTCTCAAATGCAAAGCGGATGGCGGCTCCAGCGGTTTTCCCATTATACGCAATGAGAAGTGCAATCGTTGGTGA